CTCCACTGCTAGTGGTTATTATAAGCAGAGGTGTCGCTTTGGTCATTTGTTAAATCAAATTAATTCTTTAAACTCTTCTTTAGGGTTTTAACACCCGCTAGTGGGATTGGCAGCATTTGTATGATGTAATGTAGATGTGGGACgctgattattttattttgattagaCGCCATCTACATAAAAGGGTGTTGCCGATTTTGGAATTTCATGGTGACTTTTCTAATCAGGAGTTTTGCTATAGTATAATTACTGTGTTGCTCTTTGGAGAGGAAATGCACCTTTCCAGCCTTTTCTTGCTAGTGGAGTAAGTTCTAACGCTTACGAAACTGGAGACTTAATACCGTAAAGGACTGAGATACAGAAGTGCAGACTTCAGGGTGTGAAGCTGGAGATTTTGTGTTTCAGTACTAAGTTTAAAGCATGTTGGAAATACTGGAAATAAGAGGGTACTTACAGCTCTTGAGAGGAGGTGATATTACCGTGAGCTGTCTCAGACTATGCACTTTTCAGGGAATAATCAGCTCTTACTGCTTTTGTCGTTTCACAGCGGTGTCAGAAGCGTTAAGTCTGATTCAGTTGCCGGAATACGGTGAGTGTTCTGCCAGTCAGTgattgtattgtatatagatcagacgtttaggggtatatttactaaactgcgagtttgaaaaagtggagatgttacctaaagcaaccaatcagattctcgttatcatttatttagtgcattctacaaaatgacagctagaatctgattggttgctgtaggcaacatcttcactcaaacccgcagtttagtaaatataccccttagtcttccgACAGAGTTTTGCCTGATATTAGTAGCAGAGCAGTATGAGTGGGCATCCTCCAATTCCCGGGACCTgttattattttcaaataaagtgCAGTCAGGGTATTATATAAAGCAGTCTGCGACAAGCGCCAGACAGGCCCAGTTATTTGCAGCACGGATGAGGTCTGCCGGTGTCTCTCTGCTTTGCAGGTGTCCAGGGAATCGGACGCAACGAGCAGATGTCTACGAATTCTCTGTTCTTTTACTTTTAGCAATAATGTATTATTAGTCAACTTCTCCCTTGTTTCTGTCATCCTCACTGGAGTCCTGATAGGTCATTCTTCCACGAGCCCGGGATAGATGGCAGAGAGCCGGGCAGTAATCTGCCACTTGTCTGGCTGCTTATCTCTGGAGATGTTAGGGGTTCTTTGAATATTTTACCCCCTTAAAACGACACCAGCTTGAAGTGCGGCCATCAGTTAGACCCGCCGCCTGCAGTCCCTGGTGTGTCCTTCTTAACCAGTTGGCTATACATATTGCCAGTCCTAcctctgttttgtttttcatgtctCAGCGATGGTCCGTATCCTCCAGAAGCCTATGTCAGATGGGTAAAGACCAAAGTGAGGGGCAAGAAAAAAGTCACGAAAGAAACTCTGAGATGTTGGACGACGTATGAGCAGTTTCAGGGAATGATCGGGTGAGTTGAGAAGGACAGAGGAGTCCTAGTACCAACAACACCGATACATCAGCACAGCCACTTACCAAAATATAGACGGTTACCGTACCTCGCAACACTTTGCATTGTGTCGAAGCGCATGCAAAAAGGGTGTTCCCAGCACATCCGAAGCACTAATCTGCCCCAATCGTACTTTCCCTCCATTAAAACTACCCTTCACTTGTCGCGGGTGCCAGAGGCACCATAGAGATGTGCCCATTTGTATTTTGAGACAGTATTTATCATTTCACCATGAGCTGGTGACATCACCGAGGCATGAGGTATGAGGCACGTGTTTATTGACTGGGGATATGAGGTGGTCTTTCACATAAAATGGCAGTGGTCAGTGAGTAACTTCTGAATGATTTTCTTAGAAAAGAGATCTGTGACATTCAGGGAACAGGGAGCAGCTCATCCTCCTCTATAACATGTTCAAATAGTTTTTCTTAGTAAGTTCAATTTTAATTGGACGGTAATATGAAAGTGGATGTAAATAATTTATAGACCAAAATAGCATCAAATGCGCTGATGTATTCCTTCAGGGGCGGCTTTTAGCGCTGAGCCCTATAGGTACCAAAGAAATGACCCCATTTCCAACATGACGTCAGAGGGGTATATTTAAAGCTTCTCAAAACACctgaatatataaattatataatactacCCTCTGTTATTACTGATTATGTTTAGACATCTGAAGCGGCGGTTCCCTCACAGTTTCTATACATCGGATGACAACGCGTTTTGGCCAGGACACCTCGTGGAGAAGCTTCGCATCTATCTGCCGAAAGCTGCAGAGACAACAACGAGCCAATCACTGACCAGAAGCTGCGTCAATCAGAGAGGATGAGACCTCTCCCAAACATCGGTGTcatctaaataaaataaacttccaACTGTATTTTGTTACATGCGTCACTGTTTATAGAATACGGGGACGCAGGGGGCATATGAGATCTATGCAGTGTTGGGCGGTCCAGCTGTTAGTGACCAGCAAATGTGATGAGTTCATTGAATGGGAAATACATCATTAGATGCCCACATGGCACAGAGGGGCTGAGCTGCCGGGCAAATGACACAATACTCGGGCACAGCACTGCCCTCCGACTGATTGTCTTTTATGGATTCAACAATTTTTCTACCCAGGTATCTGTGCGCCAGGAAAGACAGGAATATGGTAACACAGGTCATTCAGGAAACTTATCAGTTGTTGTAATTACCAGATTACCCAGGGTGGGTGATTGATCcaggaaaaaaaatcttattgtCTTATGGTTTCAGGAAGGATATTTATCTCCTGTGATGTTGAATTGGCAGCTGCCTCTCTATATAAATACGTGCAGAATGCAGCGGTGGAAGTGGGCTGAtatacggggtatgtcataccgccacttctactgccttcattgtaacactataacattacattcacttacaatatatatatatatatatatatactcaaatacatagtggtggaagtggggggtatatggggtatgtcataccgccacctctcctactgccttcattgtaacactatcacattccaattACAttattcataccgccacttctaaatttccactttgaacacGTGCAGAATGTTTAACTAGTTGAGGATGATGCATAATTCAGCCTCAATAACTATGTAACAATGGTGGACGTTATTCTACAACAAGATTTGTGGAGTACAGCTACAAAGAAATAACCAATAATATAGTATATGGATTTTTTCTATAACTAAAGCAGTAAAATGTAGAATATTCTGAGTACTTTTAGTTACGTGTTTTAATTACTGATGAACACTACTGAGCTCAGGATgagatatagaaaacatgcactgtttagGGGTATTTTAAGCGCATATTTAGGCATCAGTGCTGAATATCTGATACAAACCCAATTGCCACAAAAATGCACCTGTGTGATAACCTGGTTATAACCACAGCTGGGCTCAGCCTGCAGTACCAGTCGGTGCCGCTAGGTGGCGGCGTTGCGTCATTCCGGAAGTACTGAGCTCCTCTATACCTTTCCCCgccactctcactctctctcttcctcGAGCTGTCTGCGGAGAAGGCGGACGCTCCGGACCGGTGAGTGAATCTGACGACATCCTCCGTTATTATACCGTATACTGGTACCGGGAGCTATACCATCCTTACCCAGGGGCCTCCCTCGTTCCCCGCGCAGGGTTATTTCTGGGGGATTCGGTGAGATTTGGGGAGGGTTAGTCTTTGAGGCCTGTGAGGAACATGGCGGCCTGTAGGGATCCCCGGGGCCGCTCTCCTCGGCTATGTGTGATAGTATTAATGGGGGGGTCATAGTGGGGAGCGGGCAGGAGGGGGTCACCTTGTGGAATGGGGTCTGTATGCACAGACTCTGGCtgctgtgtaactacaagtctcagcatgcccgCCAGCCTCTGCTCTGTCTCCTAGCAGGATGTCTGAGGGTCCATGATCCAGGTCTATGGGAGATGCTGCATCAGCCTCTGACATGTGATACATTGtaacataaatgtataaatagaGGATTACAGCTCAGCTGGTCACCACAGTGTTCTATGGGCTCCAGgcattgtgtgtatatatctatcacCAGTGTCCTATGGGCTCCAGGcatggcctgtgtgtgtgtgtgtgtgtgtatatatatatatatatatatatatattatatatataattttctcacCGGTGTATTATTGGCAGCACCTCTAACGAGGGACCTGTATAATGTTTATAACAAGTCTCTACCACTGACACATGGTGACCCCAGAAAATGGCCTCAATGTTTTTGTGCAGGGACCACAGTTCCTCACTGTTGTTCTTGCTGTAAAACCTTTGTAGTCAAAAATAAAGTAGCTAAATGAAAACAATTTTAATCTGAATTTAAAAGTTATCACCCAGCAAAACTTTCCTGAAGTTCCTTGACATTTAAAGTTAGGTTGGAGAAGATACAGCATGACATTATGTGCATCCATCTGCAGACTAAGTGTTAGACATCTGTAGTCACTATTTATGGGTGTTACAGGTTTctggcattttattatttatatagcaccaccatattatgcagcgctgtacaaataacatttcagtccctgcctcattggagcttagtctgAATTCCCTAAAACCCAGACTAGGGACCTGACCTCATGGTATTAACCAATCATTTTACCCTTACAAAATTCATCTGTATAAAGCTGTGATTTGTGTTTACTGTTATGGGAGTACAGTCTGGTTACATTATATCCTGTGTGTTTGTCCTCCGGGCTGTTGTCTGTGGAGTGCTCTGTGCTCTTACAGCTTAGTCTATAGGAGGGAGATTACTGCAGAGCTATTACCCATTCCGTGGCTGGTCTATTGTATTGGCTTACGGAAGAGTCTCTGCTACATGTTAACATTATCACCCTGTTCTTCAAATAAAATGGTACAATATCacattactttcattaatgacactGAAGACGACCATACTTTGTGCTAAATCCATATTCTGTCTATTCTCTAGGAACTACTGATCACATTAAGACAATAAGCACCTAAGATGTTGGTAGTTTCTAGTGAATTCTCGTGTTTAGCCCTCAGTATGGCAGAATCGGCATCAATATAAATACCTGACATAGTTAAGAATGTGGCTTTTCTACCAATTAAACGGTGGTTTCTGTTTAGGCACCATGGCGGCCCTTCGACCTCTCATCAAACCCAGGATCGTTAAGAAACGAACAAAGAAGTTCATCCGCCACCAGTCAGACCGTTATGTTAAGATTAAGGTCAGTACAAAGAGTTTTGTTTCCTTCTGAATAATTTTTTATACTAACAATTTCGCACGAAGAGGTGAAACCCCACCTCAAAACTACAAAATATAAGCCTGAGGGTTATGTGCCTACGTACACCGTACAACATAGTTGTCAGTGGTCTTGGCTTCTTATTTCTGAAAGTCACGTGCTTTTGTTATGAATGCACAATTATATCTAAGCCCCCATATCTCAAACCTGTGGTGTCATGTGTtaatccaaatatatatatatatatatcattgcatTTTGCCCCAATATCATCCCAGTAATGGACAGACCTCCACTCTGGTCTTGTACACAATAATATTACTATATATCTGGCAAGATTATCAGGGAAAACCCTACAGATTACATGAATAAAATCTCACATACTTCTATTAAGTGTAGTCCAGCCTCAGAGCCTAATGTCAGTATAGTATGttctgtgtatgtataatatatatatttatttctctgagataacTGGCTGCGGCCCACTCCTCTGGCACATCGGACCCTCGTGTTTCAGACCATATTATGACCATTCCTCTGCTTTGTCCTCTACAGCGTAACTGGCGTAAGCCCAGGGGTATTGACAACAGGGCTCGCAGGAAGTTCAAGGGACAGATCCTGATGCCCAACATCGGTTACGGTAGcaacaagaaaacaaaacacatgcTGCCCTCCGGCTTCCGGAAATTCCTGGTGCACAATGTCAAGGAGCTCGAGGTTCTGATGATGAGCAACAAGTGAGTATCTGGTCAGACTGTCAGTGATCGGGGGACTCTGTCTGTCCGGTGTTAGATTGGTGTATGGTGAATTATCTGCTGTAAGAGACCAGATATAGTGGCATTTGGGGGAAATGGAGACTGATACAGCTCTGAATGCATGAGCCGCCTAACTTGCATGTCGGTAGGGGAGAATGCCATTGATCTGTCCATAAAGTTTATTTAACATTGAGTAGAGTTTTCAACTTTGTGCTGATCATTTTTGCACATAAAATGTTTTAGTATAGAAATTAAATGTTGTTTCAGGGCAAAgtttaatactttatttaataTTGGTTACAGACCTAACAATTGGAGACTGTAAATGTTGGTGTTTCTGTGCATCCATTGTTTGACGTTGCTGTTCTTGTGTCTGGTTTATCTATCGGTCAGTTACGATGTAGGCTTGATATCCGCATTATGTACTCAGTATTCTACCTGGTTATAAGTTATTCCTGAGAATAAAAAGGAAACGCTTTTATAATATGTGCGAAAGATTTATAAAGCATGACCCAGTGTCGACTCCAGGTCTgtacaacctgtagctctccaggtgttgagaaactacaaaccccagcatgctttgctgataCCTGGGAGGGtatgatgggatttgtagtttcacagaaCCTGGAGAGCCCCAGGTTATCCAGACCTGGACTACTCAGTGGAGGCAGCTCATGTGGTGATATGAGAACCTGATGACTTGATAGGCTGTATATAGGTTCATTCCACAGAGCTGCCTGCTCTGTGCATGTTACACAGTAAGGGACAGGTCCAGGTCTGTGCGATGTGCCTCTAAATCACTCTGGCTATGTGCGTCCTGAGGTTTTAGGATTACAACATAGATGTAAAAATCTCGGTTGTCCTCCGCCATGGGTAATTTGCTCTGCACAGTAAACCAGACGTTACTCAGTTCTTAAAATACTCTGTTGTACAAGAATAAACTGTACAGATTGCCAGCTCCTCAGACAAGTTGCTATTTATTGAATTGCTCTTTGTGCTGGTGCATTTCGAAACAAAGGATTGGCAGAATTGGTGGTATATAGATTGTACTTCCTGCCGTACCTTTATTGAGAGGAATGAAGGATAGTTACAGAAGCTGATTTCTCTATAAGGTGACAAGTCTTCAGTTATTCCTGACACTTTGTTTCTCTCCCCAGGTCCTTCTGTGCAGAGATTGCTCACAACGTCTCCTCCAAGAACAGAAAGACCATTGTGGAAAGGGCGGCTCAGCTCGCCATCAAAGTCACAAACCCCAACGCCAGACTGCGCAGTGAGGAGAACGAATAAACATCTTTACtgttatttgtgtaaaataaaagttaaagtaAAGCTGAGACTCGTGTTTCTGTGTGTCTGGCGGTGGTGTGTGCCGGTGCGTGTGTCTGGTGGAGGCGTGTGCCGGTGCGTGTGTCTGGTGGAGGCGTGTGCCGGTGCGTGTGTCTGGTGGAGGCGTGTGCCGGTGCGTGTGTCTGGTGGAGGCGTGTGCCGGTGCGTGTGTCTGGCGGAGGCGTGTGCCGGTGCGTGTGTCTGGTGGAGGCGTGTGCCGGTGCGTGTGTCTGGTGGAGGCGTGTGCCGGTGCGTGTGTCTGGTGGAGGCGTGTGCCGGTGCGTGTGTCTGGTGGAGGCGTGTGCCGGTGCGTGTGTCTGGCGGTGGTGTGTGCCGGTGCGTGTGTCTGGTGGAGGCGTGTGCCGGTGCGTGTGTCTGGTGGAGGCGTGTGCCGGTGCGTGTGTCTGGTGGAGGCGTGTGCCGGTGCGTGTGTCTGGCGGAGGCGTGTGCCGGTGCGTGTGTCTGGCGGAGGCGTGTGCCGGTGCGTGTGTCTGGCGGAGGCGTGTGCCGGTGCGTGTGTCTGGCGGAGGCGTGTGCCGGTGCGTGTGTCTGGCGGAGGCGTGTGCCGGTGTGTGCATGTCTCTAATTTGTGATTTATCCTTCTAATGGTTTGTCAAGCAGTCATATCGGTTATTTTTCCTTTAGTCCCTTATGTTCACTTACGGGACCACACTAACGTCATGTCCCATTGTGTAAGGAAAAAATAGTTTGTGTTGCTCATAGTAATTAGATATAAATCCTCTGCAGCAATATTGTTTTCTCTCTGGTGtctgattttaaagaaaaatatatttggttCCAATCTGGTTGCTGAAagcaaaacaaactttttttttttttccactgcttTCCCTAAACATCTCCATTATCTGTCCTGGTCTTTGGGGAAAAAGTATAAAACGGGGTTCTAGACAAACGGCAAAACAACTAAGTGCTCAGTGTGTCGCATTAAAAGGTAAAATAAACCTCTTAGTACGCCGGTCAGAGTTGATGTGTAACGGATTTTGGTGCGTAATTAATGTAAGAGCCAAAATATCTGGCCTGCTTTGTACATCCTTCAGGGTGACACCAGCTTTATGGGTTTCTTATTATTCTGACTTGTGCTCAATCACACATCACCCTTTATTACAGTATTATACAGTCACTGTACTATAAACATGTTTTGTAGacgtttgttgttttttttttttacacagttcTAGCTATAGGAGAGTAATGACACAGATTT
This window of the Mixophyes fleayi isolate aMixFle1 chromosome 8, aMixFle1.hap1, whole genome shotgun sequence genome carries:
- the RPL32 gene encoding large ribosomal subunit protein eL32, producing MAALRPLIKPRIVKKRTKKFIRHQSDRYVKIKRNWRKPRGIDNRARRKFKGQILMPNIGYGSNKKTKHMLPSGFRKFLVHNVKELEVLMMSNKSFCAEIAHNVSSKNRKTIVERAAQLAIKVTNPNARLRSEENE